The following coding sequences lie in one Pseudomonas sp. B33.4 genomic window:
- a CDS encoding tetratricopeptide repeat protein yields the protein MPKHKNKTAQPDPDSPRSSLSKYLFPITIGVLLAAVAGIGWFLFSPAPAPVKPAPISVSAAVKPQPVVVNKPVTMVDEQQCQGCHSEQVKDWQGSHHQLAMQPANAETMLGNFNNITFKGENETTRFSRKGDEFWVNTPGIDGKHADFKVAYTFGIAPLQQYLIEVGEGRLQALGVAWDTEKNRWFHLYPGQGVNFKNPLHWSKPSQNANFMCVECHTTGFKRNFDAASNTFNSHWNSLGVGCQACHGPASNHLEWTQKKTDLIHQGFDVDLKNKNATVEIETCARCHARRAPLGDGYTVGKRLMDDYLPSTLTRELYALDGKIKDEVFEHGSFLQSKMFDKGVRCSNCHNPHSTELKAPGNAVCLQCHNAAGKTSIEGVDGKGLQAKNYDSVEHTRHTLGQPGSQCVDCHMPGKFYMGNDFRHDHSFSIPNPERAQKLGTPDACLTCHQGKAGDKVTAQFKLWNASTAPQAPRYDESLWLIRNGQPGAADALYEQLQRSNLPAIQRATLLADLPLYPSEQALKLATQDLKNPAPQVRESAVRAISAFLPPPERAPLLAPLLGDPVKAVRIVAARDLLSVARNGGLGAAQANWDAAIAEYEAVQKSLLERAEANLNLAMLYQASGRAAEVEGLLRSALKRDPDFYPALVTLVQWLEANGRGQEAQTLLDDSLKQHPDAALLQHTRGLSLIRAGKAVDAMSPLKKAAQLEPQNAQYGYVLAVALHESGKVDEACAVLEGLLKVQPANRNARLSLIQWYLDSGQEPKAQVLLQGWKKMNMGDPALK from the coding sequence ATGCCCAAGCATAAAAATAAAACAGCACAACCTGACCCTGATTCACCTCGATCTTCACTCTCAAAATATCTGTTCCCGATCACCATTGGCGTGCTGCTGGCCGCCGTGGCGGGGATCGGCTGGTTTCTGTTCAGCCCTGCTCCCGCCCCCGTAAAACCTGCGCCAATAAGCGTGTCAGCAGCCGTAAAGCCGCAGCCTGTTGTGGTGAACAAACCGGTGACGATGGTCGATGAACAACAATGCCAGGGCTGCCACAGCGAACAGGTCAAGGACTGGCAAGGTTCACATCACCAGTTGGCGATGCAGCCGGCGAACGCTGAAACGATGCTCGGCAACTTCAACAACATCACCTTCAAAGGCGAAAACGAGACCACGCGCTTCTCGCGCAAGGGCGATGAGTTCTGGGTCAACACGCCCGGCATCGACGGCAAGCATGCCGACTTCAAAGTCGCCTACACCTTCGGCATCGCACCGCTGCAGCAATACCTGATCGAAGTCGGTGAGGGTCGCTTGCAGGCACTCGGTGTGGCGTGGGATACCGAGAAAAACCGCTGGTTTCATCTCTACCCCGGCCAAGGCGTGAACTTCAAGAATCCGCTGCACTGGAGCAAGCCGAGCCAGAACGCCAACTTCATGTGCGTCGAGTGCCACACCACTGGCTTCAAGCGCAATTTCGATGCGGCCAGCAACACCTTCAACAGTCACTGGAACAGCCTCGGTGTCGGTTGTCAGGCGTGTCACGGTCCGGCGTCGAATCACTTGGAGTGGACGCAGAAAAAAACCGATCTGATCCATCAGGGTTTCGACGTCGATCTCAAGAACAAGAACGCCACCGTCGAGATCGAAACCTGCGCCCGTTGCCACGCGCGGCGTGCGCCGCTGGGCGATGGCTACACCGTCGGCAAGCGCCTGATGGACGATTACCTGCCCAGCACCCTGACCCGCGAGTTGTATGCGCTGGACGGCAAGATCAAGGATGAGGTGTTCGAACACGGCTCATTCCTGCAAAGCAAGATGTTCGACAAGGGCGTGCGGTGCAGCAACTGCCACAACCCGCACAGCACCGAACTGAAAGCACCGGGCAACGCGGTATGCCTGCAATGCCACAACGCCGCCGGCAAGACTTCGATCGAAGGCGTTGACGGCAAAGGCCTGCAAGCGAAGAACTACGACTCCGTCGAACATACCCGCCACACCCTGGGCCAGCCCGGTTCGCAGTGCGTGGATTGCCACATGCCCGGCAAGTTCTACATGGGCAACGACTTCCGCCATGACCACAGCTTCAGCATTCCCAACCCGGAACGGGCGCAGAAGCTCGGCACGCCGGACGCGTGCCTGACCTGCCATCAGGGCAAGGCTGGCGACAAGGTCACCGCGCAGTTCAAGTTGTGGAACGCGTCCACCGCGCCGCAGGCACCGCGTTATGACGAAAGTCTGTGGCTGATCCGCAACGGCCAGCCGGGTGCTGCGGATGCGTTGTATGAGCAGTTGCAGCGCAGCAATCTGCCGGCGATTCAACGCGCGACATTGCTCGCGGACCTGCCGCTGTATCCGAGCGAACAGGCGTTGAAACTGGCAACGCAGGATCTGAAGAATCCGGCGCCGCAAGTGCGCGAAAGTGCCGTGCGGGCGATCAGTGCGTTCTTGCCGCCTCCGGAGCGAGCACCGTTGTTGGCACCGCTGCTGGGTGATCCGGTGAAAGCCGTGCGCATCGTTGCCGCACGGGATCTGCTGAGTGTTGCGCGCAATGGCGGTCTTGGCGCAGCGCAAGCCAATTGGGATGCGGCGATTGCCGAGTACGAAGCGGTGCAGAAGAGTCTGCTGGAACGTGCCGAGGCCAATCTGAATCTGGCGATGCTGTACCAGGCCAGTGGCCGTGCCGCGGAAGTTGAAGGTCTGCTGCGCTCGGCGCTCAAGCGCGACCCGGACTTTTACCCGGCGCTGGTGACGCTGGTGCAATGGCTTGAAGCCAATGGTCGAGGTCAGGAAGCGCAAACGTTGCTCGATGACAGCCTCAAGCAACACCCGGACGCGGCGCTGTTGCAGCACACCCGGGGCCTGTCGCTGATCCGTGCCGGCAAGGCCGTCGACGCCATGTCGCCGCTGAAGAAAGCCGCGCAACTGGAGCCGCAGAACGCGCAATACGGTTATGTGCTGGCGGTGGCGTTGCATGAAAGCGGCAAGGTCGATGAGGCCTGCGCGGTGTTGGAGGGGCTGCTCAAGGTTCAACCGGCGAACCGCAATGCGCGGTTGTCGCTGATTCAGTGGTATCTCGACAGTGGGCAGGAGCCGAAGGCGCAGGTGTTGTTGCAGGGATGGAAGAAGATGAATATGGGGGATCCGGCGCTTAAGTGA
- a CDS encoding aspartate/glutamate racemase family protein, producing the protein MRTIGLIGGMSWESSAEYYRLINQQVRDRLGPLRSAQLLMYSVDFGPVEQAQHAGRWDDAAAILVDAARRLEAGGADCVVLCTNTMHKVAEHIQAAISIPFLHIAEPAAQAALAIDARTVGLLGTAFTMEQDFLKQRLIAQGLTVLVPDEAERKDVHRIIYDELCVGVISDQSRQIYQRVIESLTARGAQAIILGCTEIGMLIKPEHSALPLLDTTELHAQSAVAFALGD; encoded by the coding sequence ATGCGCACCATCGGCCTGATCGGCGGCATGAGCTGGGAATCCAGCGCCGAATACTATCGCCTCATCAATCAGCAAGTCCGCGACCGTCTCGGCCCGTTGCGCTCGGCACAATTGCTGATGTACAGCGTCGACTTCGGCCCTGTCGAACAGGCCCAGCACGCCGGGCGCTGGGACGATGCCGCAGCGATTCTGGTCGATGCCGCGCGCAGGCTCGAAGCCGGTGGCGCTGATTGTGTGGTGCTGTGTACCAACACCATGCACAAAGTTGCCGAACATATTCAGGCGGCGATCAGCATTCCGTTTTTGCACATCGCTGAACCGGCTGCGCAGGCTGCCCTGGCAATCGACGCACGCACGGTCGGCTTGCTCGGCACGGCGTTCACCATGGAACAGGACTTTCTCAAGCAACGCCTGATCGCCCAGGGGTTGACAGTTTTGGTGCCGGACGAAGCCGAGCGCAAGGACGTGCACCGGATCATCTATGACGAACTCTGCGTTGGCGTGATCAGCGATCAATCGCGACAAATCTATCAGCGGGTCATCGAATCCCTTACCGCTCGTGGCGCTCAGGCGATCATCCTCGGCTGCACGGAAATCGGAATGCTGATCAAGCCCGAACACAGCGCCCTGCCCCTGCTCGACACCACCGAGCTGCATGCACAGTCGGCGGTGGCGTTCGCGCTGGGCGACTGA
- a CDS encoding DUF934 domain-containing protein — MNNLLRLEQGAARIVTDDPWTLLREPSTPRPDGLLMLPLAHWLQSPSTHAVWLGPDDEVESLVPWLGSLPLIALDFPSFRDGRAYSQAYLLRSRFGWAGELRAIGDVLRDQLSHMRQCGFDSFAVREDKSAEDALKGLAGMSVLYGRSVIEPRPLFRRR; from the coding sequence ATGAATAATTTATTGCGGCTGGAGCAGGGCGCGGCACGGATAGTCACGGATGACCCATGGACGCTGCTGCGTGAGCCTTCGACGCCGAGGCCTGACGGCTTGCTGATGCTGCCGCTGGCGCATTGGCTGCAATCACCGTCGACCCACGCGGTGTGGCTCGGCCCGGACGACGAGGTTGAAAGTCTGGTGCCGTGGCTGGGATCGTTGCCGCTGATTGCGCTGGATTTTCCGAGTTTTCGCGACGGCCGTGCATATAGCCAGGCGTATCTGCTGCGCAGTCGGTTCGGCTGGGCAGGGGAGTTGCGCGCGATCGGCGATGTGTTGCGTGATCAGCTGAGCCATATGCGCCAGTGCGGGTTCGACAGTTTTGCGGTACGTGAGGACAAATCTGCCGAGGATGCGTTGAAAGGATTGGCCGGGATGAGCGTGCTGTACGGGCGTTCGGTGATCGAACCACGCCCCTTGTTCCGTCGGCGCTAA
- a CDS encoding DUF3829 domain-containing protein codes for MTSRFMFVSGVVVVLVVMGLSSATRPFLKLDLWLDQRESLVTAQANALSPIIACVNRVDVHWRNAYDKFERPRPTSDAFGHYLAEARDFDNTDAYTVQDIQKDLCLSHINEKLELLAYQPVLSQKVRDYAQALQGAAVIFTPERLDRSANFYATPLARLSQGSGQIQAASNAYINASTALREELLPLDVAQRPEQLKLLEARVGKEIHWSLLAYMIQARETLDLLEDGMKHRTLTPQAVADTTADLQQAWDRHEPLMGLRLGGLRNKDDDARDLWDYIRAPSQTYLDALRTLHEDWQNHAEPQRLSDDYYAVTRGYDVLLSHYNRRARADF; via the coding sequence ATGACGTCGAGATTCATGTTTGTCAGCGGCGTAGTGGTCGTTCTGGTGGTGATGGGGCTGTCGAGCGCGACCCGGCCGTTCCTGAAACTCGATCTGTGGCTTGATCAGCGCGAATCCCTTGTGACCGCCCAGGCCAATGCGTTGAGTCCGATCATCGCCTGCGTCAACCGCGTCGATGTGCACTGGCGCAACGCCTACGACAAATTCGAACGTCCGCGGCCAACAAGTGATGCATTCGGGCATTATCTTGCTGAGGCACGGGATTTCGACAACACGGATGCGTACACCGTGCAGGACATCCAAAAGGATCTCTGCCTCAGTCATATCAACGAAAAACTCGAACTCTTGGCCTATCAGCCAGTGCTTTCACAAAAAGTCCGTGACTACGCGCAAGCACTGCAGGGAGCAGCGGTGATCTTTACGCCGGAGCGACTCGACAGAAGTGCGAATTTTTATGCCACGCCGCTCGCCCGGTTGTCCCAGGGCTCGGGGCAAATCCAGGCCGCCAGCAATGCCTACATCAATGCATCGACAGCCTTGCGAGAGGAACTGCTGCCACTGGACGTGGCTCAGCGCCCCGAGCAGCTCAAGCTGCTGGAAGCGCGCGTGGGTAAGGAGATCCACTGGTCGCTGCTGGCGTACATGATTCAGGCCCGGGAGACACTGGACCTGCTCGAAGACGGGATGAAACACCGCACGCTGACCCCGCAAGCCGTGGCCGACACCACCGCCGATCTGCAACAGGCGTGGGATCGCCACGAGCCGCTCATGGGCCTTCGTTTGGGTGGTTTGCGAAACAAGGACGATGACGCGCGTGACTTGTGGGATTACATCCGCGCGCCCTCGCAAACGTATCTCGACGCGTTGAGAACCCTGCACGAGGACTGGCAAAACCACGCCGAACCGCAACGCTTGAGCGACGACTACTACGCCGTCACTCGCGGTTACGACGTCCTGCTCAGTCACTACAACCGCCGGGCGCGCGCCGACTTCTGA
- a CDS encoding DUF3313 domain-containing protein, whose product MKLAVMMGTLCFATLAVVGCSSKTVDPKEYSGFLKDYSQLKEAKSPSGAEVMRWIDPKVDIKKFTSVYIEPTQLYPKPQPTAKISQQTLNGITSYYDQALKREIGKDLPLATGPGPGVIVVRAAITAVSSKTEGLHAYEVIPIALVAAAVSTASGIRDQETTLATEAVFLDGANNKVVAQVVRKGTGKPLENDSQAMSANDVKPVIDGWASDLRQSYLKLKAAK is encoded by the coding sequence ATGAAGCTAGCAGTGATGATGGGCACACTGTGTTTTGCCACCCTCGCAGTGGTAGGTTGTTCCAGCAAAACCGTCGACCCGAAAGAGTACTCCGGCTTCCTCAAGGACTACAGTCAGCTCAAGGAGGCCAAATCCCCGTCCGGTGCCGAGGTCATGCGCTGGATCGATCCGAAGGTCGATATCAAAAAATTCACCAGTGTGTACATCGAGCCGACTCAGCTCTATCCGAAACCGCAACCGACCGCGAAGATCTCCCAGCAGACCCTCAATGGCATCACTTCCTACTACGATCAGGCACTCAAGCGTGAGATCGGCAAAGACCTGCCGTTGGCCACCGGCCCAGGCCCTGGCGTGATTGTGGTGCGTGCGGCGATCACCGCCGTGAGCAGCAAGACCGAAGGCCTGCACGCGTATGAGGTGATTCCGATTGCCCTGGTGGCAGCAGCGGTCAGCACGGCCAGCGGTATTCGCGATCAGGAAACTACGTTGGCCACCGAAGCGGTGTTCCTCGATGGCGCGAATAACAAGGTCGTCGCGCAAGTGGTACGCAAAGGCACCGGCAAGCCACTGGAAAATGATTCGCAGGCGATGAGCGCCAACGACGTCAAACCCGTCATCGATGGCTGGGCCTCAGACCTGCGTCAGTCGTATCTGAAGCTCAAGGCAGCCAAGTAA
- the ccoN gene encoding cytochrome-c oxidase, cbb3-type subunit I yields MSTATIGQAYNYKVVRQFVIATIFWGVVGMAMGVLIASQLVWPEMNLDLPWTTFGRLRPLHTSLVIFGFAGSAQFAASYYAVQRTCQVRLYSDKLAAFTFWGWQSVIVIMLITLPLGYTTTKEYAEIEFSGAVWMAVVWVAYAIVFFTTVVQRKTKHIYVGNWFFGAFILVIAMLHVVNHLSIPVDWFKSYPVYSGATDAMVQWWYGHNAVGFFLTTGFLGMMYYFVPKQVNRPVYSYRLSIVHFWALITLYIWAGPHHLHYTALPDWAQSLGMAMSLILLAPSWGGMINGMMTLSGAWHKLRTDPILRFLVLSLAFYGMSTFEGPMMAIKTVNALSHYTDWTIGHVHAGALGWVAMITFGATYHMVPKVFGREQMYSTPLINLHFWLATIGTVLYIASMWVNGITQGLMWRAINEDGTLTYSFVEALQASHPGFIVRFAGGVFFLTGMLLMAYNVWRTVRVADVALAHREAQIA; encoded by the coding sequence ATGAGCACAGCAACAATCGGACAGGCTTATAACTACAAGGTCGTCCGCCAATTCGTCATCGCGACAATTTTCTGGGGTGTGGTGGGCATGGCGATGGGCGTGTTGATCGCCTCGCAACTGGTCTGGCCAGAGATGAACCTGGACCTGCCGTGGACCACCTTCGGCCGCTTGCGCCCGCTGCACACCAGCCTGGTGATTTTCGGTTTCGCCGGCAGCGCGCAATTCGCCGCCAGTTATTACGCAGTCCAGCGTACCTGCCAGGTGCGGCTGTACTCGGACAAACTCGCGGCGTTCACCTTCTGGGGCTGGCAATCGGTGATCGTGATCATGCTGATCACCCTGCCGTTGGGCTACACCACCACCAAGGAATACGCCGAGATCGAATTCTCCGGCGCGGTGTGGATGGCCGTGGTCTGGGTCGCTTACGCCATCGTGTTTTTCACCACCGTGGTACAGCGCAAGACCAAACACATCTACGTCGGTAACTGGTTTTTTGGCGCGTTCATTCTGGTGATCGCCATGCTCCACGTGGTCAATCACCTGTCGATTCCGGTGGACTGGTTCAAGTCGTATCCGGTGTATTCCGGTGCTACCGACGCGATGGTGCAGTGGTGGTACGGGCACAACGCAGTGGGCTTCTTCCTGACCACTGGGTTCCTCGGGATGATGTATTACTTCGTGCCGAAACAGGTCAATCGCCCGGTCTATTCGTATCGCCTGTCGATCGTGCATTTCTGGGCGCTGATCACCCTGTACATCTGGGCCGGCCCGCACCATTTGCACTACACCGCGTTGCCGGACTGGGCGCAATCACTGGGCATGGCCATGTCGCTGATCCTGCTGGCGCCGAGCTGGGGCGGGATGATCAACGGCATGATGACCTTGTCCGGCGCCTGGCATAAATTGCGCACCGATCCGATTCTGCGCTTTCTCGTACTGTCGCTCGCGTTCTACGGCATGTCGACGTTCGAAGGGCCGATGATGGCGATCAAAACCGTCAACGCCCTCTCCCACTACACCGACTGGACCATCGGCCACGTGCACGCCGGGGCTTTGGGCTGGGTGGCGATGATCACCTTCGGCGCGACTTATCACATGGTGCCGAAAGTCTTTGGCCGCGAGCAGATGTACAGCACACCACTGATCAACCTGCACTTCTGGCTGGCGACGATTGGCACGGTGTTGTACATCGCCTCGATGTGGGTCAACGGCATCACTCAGGGCCTGATGTGGCGGGCGATCAACGAGGACGGCACGCTGACCTATTCGTTTGTCGAAGCGCTGCAAGCCAGTCATCCGGGGTTCATCGTGCGCTTTGCCGGCGGGGTGTTCTTCCTCACGGGTATGTTGCTGATGGCTTACAACGTCTGGCGCACGGTGCGGGTTGCCGACGTCGCGCTGGCCCACCGCGAAGCACAGATCGCCTGA
- a CDS encoding nitrite/sulfite reductase — translation MYQYDDYDRALVFERVAQFRDQVERFMAGELSEEEFLPLRLQNGLYMQKHAYMLRVAIPYGTLSAEQMRTLASIASDYDRGYGHFTTRQNMQFNWIELSEVPDILERLAQVNMHAIQTSGNCVRNITTEAFAGVAADELIDPRPLAEILRQWSTINPEFLFLPRKFKIAICSAKQDRAAIMMHDIGLYLYPGRDGQMLLRVIVGGGLGRTPILGLQIREGLPWQHLLSYVEAVLRVYNRHGRRDNKYKARIKILVKALGIEAFAKEVEEEWQHLKDGPAQLTKAEYQRVASAFVPPVYHTLADTDLDFGTRLAESPAFARWVARNVQPHKVPGYTSVVLSTKPGMASPPGDVTGVQMLAVADWSQRFGFGEIRIAHEQNIVLPDVAKTDLFALWQLACKHDLGSANVGLLTDIIACPGGDFCALANAKSIPIAQAIQARFDNLDYLHDLGDICLNISGCMNACGHHHIGNIGILGVDKNGSEWYQITLGGAQGKHSALGKVIGPSFSAAEVPQVIERIIGTFVRYREHEELFVDTVARIGLEPFKERVYPKTLEATA, via the coding sequence ATGTATCAATATGATGATTACGACCGGGCGCTGGTGTTCGAGCGCGTTGCGCAGTTTCGCGATCAGGTCGAGCGCTTCATGGCCGGGGAATTGAGCGAAGAGGAGTTCCTGCCGCTGCGCCTGCAAAACGGCCTGTACATGCAGAAGCACGCCTACATGCTGCGAGTGGCGATTCCCTACGGCACGTTGAGCGCCGAGCAGATGCGCACCTTGGCGAGCATCGCCAGCGATTACGATCGCGGTTACGGCCACTTCACTACGCGGCAGAACATGCAGTTCAACTGGATCGAACTCTCCGAGGTGCCGGATATCCTCGAACGTCTGGCGCAGGTCAACATGCATGCGATCCAGACCTCCGGCAACTGTGTGCGCAACATCACCACCGAGGCGTTCGCCGGGGTCGCGGCGGACGAGTTGATCGACCCGCGTCCACTGGCCGAGATTCTGCGGCAGTGGTCGACGATCAATCCGGAATTCCTGTTTCTGCCGCGCAAATTCAAGATTGCCATTTGCTCGGCGAAGCAGGATCGCGCGGCGATCATGATGCACGACATCGGCCTGTATCTTTACCCCGGTCGCGACGGGCAGATGTTGCTGCGAGTGATCGTCGGCGGTGGTCTGGGACGCACGCCGATTCTTGGTTTGCAAATCCGTGAGGGCTTGCCGTGGCAGCATTTGTTGTCCTACGTTGAGGCCGTTTTGCGGGTGTACAACCGCCATGGCCGGCGCGACAACAAGTACAAGGCGCGGATCAAGATTCTGGTGAAGGCGTTGGGCATCGAGGCGTTTGCCAAGGAAGTCGAAGAGGAATGGCAGCACCTCAAGGACGGCCCGGCGCAGTTGACCAAGGCCGAATACCAACGGGTCGCCAGTGCCTTCGTGCCGCCGGTTTATCACACCCTGGCCGACACCGATCTGGACTTCGGCACACGCCTGGCGGAAAGCCCGGCGTTTGCCCGTTGGGTCGCGCGCAACGTGCAGCCGCACAAAGTGCCGGGTTACACCAGCGTGGTGTTGTCGACCAAACCGGGCATGGCGTCGCCGCCGGGGGATGTCACCGGTGTGCAGATGCTGGCGGTGGCCGACTGGTCGCAACGTTTCGGTTTTGGCGAGATTCGTATCGCCCATGAGCAGAACATCGTCCTGCCCGACGTGGCGAAAACCGACCTCTTTGCGTTGTGGCAACTGGCGTGCAAACACGATCTGGGCAGCGCCAACGTCGGCCTGCTCACCGACATCATTGCCTGCCCCGGCGGCGATTTCTGCGCGTTGGCCAACGCCAAATCGATTCCGATCGCCCAAGCGATTCAGGCGCGCTTCGACAACCTCGATTACCTGCATGATCTGGGCGATATCTGCCTGAATATCTCCGGCTGCATGAACGCTTGCGGCCATCACCACATTGGCAATATCGGCATTCTTGGCGTCGATAAGAACGGCAGCGAGTGGTATCAGATCACACTCGGTGGCGCCCAAGGTAAACACAGTGCGCTGGGCAAAGTCATCGGCCCATCGTTCAGCGCCGCTGAAGTGCCGCAGGTGATCGAGCGGATCATCGGCACGTTTGTCCGCTATCGCGAGCACGAGGAATTGTTCGTCGATACCGTGGCGCGGATTGGCCTGGAGCCGTTCAAGGAACGGGTCTATCCGAAAACGCTGGAGGCCACTGCATGA
- a CDS encoding GNAT family N-acetyltransferase — translation MPDHNAAIHIERFSESHLEAVTALYNERAVTRQVLQMPFQSVDVWRQRLLAENERVLKLVALHQGQVIGHLGLENYSRIRRSHAGSVGMAVAVEWQGKGVGSKLLAAALDVADNWMNLHRVELSVYADNDAAIALYRKFGFETEGLFRDYAVRDGQWVDTLSMARLRNRPTT, via the coding sequence ATGCCAGACCACAACGCCGCCATTCACATCGAACGCTTCAGCGAGTCGCACCTCGAGGCTGTCACGGCGCTTTACAACGAGCGGGCCGTCACCCGGCAGGTGTTGCAGATGCCGTTTCAGTCCGTCGACGTCTGGCGCCAACGGTTGCTGGCGGAAAATGAACGGGTGTTGAAGCTGGTCGCGCTGCATCAGGGGCAGGTCATCGGCCATTTGGGGCTGGAAAACTATTCGCGGATTCGTCGCAGCCACGCCGGCAGCGTCGGTATGGCAGTCGCCGTGGAGTGGCAGGGCAAAGGCGTGGGGTCGAAGCTGTTGGCGGCGGCGCTGGACGTCGCCGACAACTGGATGAATCTGCACCGCGTGGAACTCTCGGTTTACGCCGACAACGATGCAGCCATCGCGCTCTACCGCAAATTCGGTTTCGAAACCGAAGGCCTGTTTCGCGATTACGCCGTGCGCGACGGGCAGTGGGTCGACACCCTGAGCATGGCCCGTCTGCGCAATCGCCCGACAACCTGA